A region of Corvus cornix cornix isolate S_Up_H32 chromosome 3, ASM73873v5, whole genome shotgun sequence DNA encodes the following proteins:
- the COL10A1 gene encoding collagen alpha-1(X) chain codes for MHLQISLLLLFCLNIVHGGDGYFSERYQKQSSIKGPHFLPYNVKSQGVQVRGEQGPPGPPGPAGPRGQPGPAGKPGFGSPGPQGPPGPPGPPGFSAVGKPGVPGLPGKPGARGLNGEKGEPGPVGLPGARGPQGPPGTPGPAGLTVPGKPGPQGPPGAQGPRGPPGEKGEPGIPGINGQKGENGFGIPGRPGGRGLPGPQGPRGPPGPAGIGKPGENGLPGQPGLKGDRGFPGAPGAAGLPGPQGLPGEPGEVGIGKPGPMGPPGAAGIPGAKGHPGPAGLPGSPGLPGFGKPGLPGMKGHRGPEGPPGLPGPKGDQGPAGVPGEPGPVGPPGNIGPQGLKGLPGENGLPGPKGDMGPAGHPGFPGAKGERGLPGLEGKPGYPGEQGLAGPKGHPGLPGPKGDTGPAGLPGLPGPMGPQGAKGVPGTNGEPGPRGPSGIPGIRGPIGPPGLPGAPGAKGEPGAPGLPGPAGISTKGLSGPMGPPGPPGPKGSNGEPGLPGPPGPPGPPGQAVIPQMPEGYVKAGESRELSGISFIKGGVNQALTGMPVSAFSVILSKAYPAATVPIKFDKILYNRQQHYDPRTGIFTCRTPGLYYFSYHVHAKGTNVWVALYKNGSPLMYTYDEYKKGYLDQASGSAVIDLMENDQVWLQLPNSESNGLYSSDYVHSSFSGFLFAHI; via the exons ATGCATTTACAAATATCtttactgctgctgttttgtctgAACATTGTCCATGGCGGTGATGGATATTTTTCTGAGAGATATCAGAAACAATCCAGCATCAAGGGGCCACATTTTCTACCATACAATGTAAAGAGTCAAG GTGTGCAGGTAAGGGGGGAACAAGGACCCCCTGGTCCCCCAGGCCCCGCTGGACCAAGAGGACAACCAGGTCCTGCAGGAAAGCCAGGGTTTGGAAGTCCGGGTCCCCAAGGCCCCCCTGGTCCCCCAGGACCACCTGGATTCTCTGCGGTTGGAAAGCCAGGAGTGCCAGGTCTACCAGGAAAGCCAGGAGCCAGAGGACTAAATGGTGAGAAAGGAGAACCTGGACCTGTTGGACTCCCAGGAGCAAGAGGGCCACAGGGGCCCCCCGGCACTCCCGGCCCCGCAGGACTGACTGTCCCTGGCAAGCCAGGACCACAAGGTCCTCCAGGAGCTCAGGGGCCAAGGGGACCCCCTGGTGAGAAAGGAGAGCCAGGTATCCCTGGTATAAATGgacaaaagggagaaaatggatTTGGCATTCCAGGCCGTCCGGGTGGCAGGGGTCTTCCAGGCCCACAGGGACCTCGGGGCCCCCCTGGTCCTGCTGGGATAGGGAAGCCTGGTGAAAATGGCCTGCCAGGTCAGCCAGGTCTGAAAGGTGACCGAGGTTTTCCAGGtgcacctggagcagctggtcTCCCAGGTCCCCAGGGCCTCCCAGGTGAACCTGGCGAAGTTGGCATTGGCAAGCCTGGGCCAATGGGaccaccaggagcagcaggcatCCCTGGAGCCAAGGGACATCCTGGACCTGCAGGGTTGCCTGGATCCCCAGGACTCCCAGGTTTTGGAAAGCCAGGATTGCCGGGGATGAAGGGACACAGAGGGCCTGAAGGTCCTCCCGGCCTTCCAGGACCTAAAGGAGACCAAGGTCCAGCTGGTGTGCCAGGAGAACCAGGGCCAGTCGGGCCACCAGGGAACATAGGCCCTCAAGGACTCAAAGGTTTGCCTGGTGAAAACGGCCTTCCTGGGCCCAAAGGTGACATGGGCCCTGCAGGCCACCCGGGATTCCCAGGGGCCAAGGGGGAACGAGGCCTACCAGGATTAGAGGGAAAACCGGGATACCCAGGTGAGCAGGGTCTTGCTGGTCCTAAGGGACACCCAGGTCTCCCAGGTCCAAAAGGCGACACAGGCCCTGCTGGGCTACCTGGGCTGCCTGGTCCAATGGGTCCACAAGGAGCCAAGGGAGTGCCAGGGACCAATGGTGAGCCAGGCCCCAGGGGGCCCTCAGGAATACCTGGGATCAGAGGCCCCATTGGCCCCCCTGGCCTGCCAGGAGCCCCAGGTGCAAAGGGTGAGCCAGGAGCACCAGGACTGCCAGGCCCAGCAGGCATTTCCACAAAAGGCTTAAGTGGACCCATGGGACCACCTGGACCCCCCGGGCCCAAAGGCAGCAATGGTGAGCCCGGCTTGCCAGGCCCCCCGGGTCCTCCTGGTCCCCCTGGCCAAGCTGTAATCCCACAGATGCCTGAAGGCTATGTTAAAGCAGGAGAGTCTCGGGAGCTGTCAGGGATATCTTTCATAAAAGGAGGAGTAAACCAAGCTCTGACAGGGATGCCGGTGTCTGCTTTCAGTGTCATCCTCTCAAAAGCCTACCCTGCAGCAACAGTCCCCATCAAATTTGATAAAATCTTGTACAATAGGCAGCAACACTATGACCCCAGAACAGGAATCTTCACCTGCAGGACCCCTGGACTGTACTATTTTTCCTACCATGTACATGCAAAAGGAACAAATGTTTGGGTTGCACTCTACAAAAATGGTTCCCCACTCATGTACACCTATGATGAGTACAAGAAGGGATACCTTGACCAGGCTTCTGGCAGTGCTGTCATCGATCTTATGGAGAATGACCAAGTATGGCTTCAACTGCCCAATTCAGAATCTAATGGTCTCTACTCCTCTGACTATGTTCACTCTTCTTTCTCAGGTTTCCTGTTTGCTCACATCTAA